A genomic segment from Desulfurispirillum indicum S5 encodes:
- a CDS encoding 4-hydroxy-3-methylbut-2-enyl diphosphate reductase, which produces MEIVLGKYGGFCFGVKRAIQLAFEKGERHDGSIYTLGPIIHNPQVVEKLDSLGVREVSDLDEVANPSESAVIIRSHGVGPQVYDRALAMGVAVEDATCPYVKRIHSIVTDLVAQEYQVLIVGEPDHPEVVAIKAYAGEHGVVVEHPSDLESIKLARKTGVVAQTTQSQEKLQQVVSALLAKRNSEVRIFNTICDATDVRQKEAVEIASGSDVVLVIGGRKSGNTNRLAEICIGIQPDTYHIETAAELQTEWFRGKQRVGITAGASTPDYLISEVIEVLQRISRENSGKT; this is translated from the coding sequence ATGGAAATCGTACTGGGGAAATACGGAGGTTTCTGTTTCGGCGTCAAGCGCGCGATCCAGCTGGCGTTTGAAAAGGGTGAGCGGCATGATGGCTCCATATACACGCTTGGCCCGATTATTCACAATCCTCAGGTTGTTGAAAAACTGGATTCCCTGGGGGTCAGGGAAGTCAGCGATCTCGACGAGGTTGCCAACCCTTCAGAGAGTGCTGTTATCATCCGCTCCCATGGAGTTGGCCCCCAGGTATACGACCGGGCTCTTGCCATGGGGGTTGCCGTGGAGGACGCCACCTGCCCTTACGTGAAGAGAATCCACAGCATAGTTACCGATCTCGTGGCCCAGGAGTACCAGGTTCTCATTGTGGGTGAACCTGATCACCCCGAGGTGGTGGCCATCAAGGCGTATGCCGGTGAGCATGGAGTGGTGGTGGAACACCCATCAGATCTGGAGAGTATCAAACTGGCACGGAAAACGGGTGTTGTCGCGCAGACGACCCAGTCTCAGGAAAAGTTGCAGCAGGTTGTCAGCGCTTTGCTGGCAAAGCGCAACAGCGAGGTGCGCATCTTTAACACCATCTGCGATGCGACAGATGTCCGCCAGAAGGAAGCGGTGGAAATTGCCAGCGGTTCCGATGTCGTGCTGGTCATTGGTGGGCGCAAGTCCGGAAATACAAACAGGCTGGCGGAAATCTGCATCGGGATTCAGCCGGATACCTATCATATTGAAACGGCGGCTGAGCTGCAAACTGAGTGGTTCCGGGGCAAACAGCGGGTTGGTATCACGGCCGGTGCCAGTACGCCGGACTATCTGATCAGTGAAGTCATAGAAGTCCTGCAAAGAATTTCCAGGGAAAATAGCGGGAAGACCTAA
- a CDS encoding 30S ribosomal protein S1 — translation MMENDYRLPDESSEDFAAMLEEDMRQREESGRIVQATVVQKNDSEILLDINEKVEGVVQRSEFTDEEFERLKTGDTFEVFNTGRREDSGFIRASKQKADQRRGWDDIVAGFEEGRLFEGTIVDVVNRGFTVNINGVRAFLPLSQVDLRQVRDNPEEMRTYVGLTGQFKVINVSPKRHNVVVSRRAPLEEEKNKAKQQLIEKLVPGSLLTGRVKNITEYGVFIDLGGFDGLLHITDISWGRVSHPSAVFSEGDEVEVVVLDFNPQNERVSLGYKQKSDDPWNNIAERCECGTVVKGKVVSFVDYGAFVEIEPGIEGLIHISEMSWTSRVRSPSQVLKIGDEVEVRILDIDSENRRLSLSLRAVRPNPWDVVGERYPVGTVVKGKIKNITEFGAFLGLDEGVDGLIHISDMSWSRSNHPSEIVKVGDEVEAKVLAFDREKERLSLGLKQLEENPWDVVEKQFPIGSRVSGTVVNLTDFGAFVKLEDGVEGLLHVSEISHDRIERPSDVLSVGQQIEAAVIKMSKEDRRIGLSMKEVGEGGAESASE, via the coding sequence ATGATGGAAAACGATTACAGGCTGCCGGATGAATCTTCAGAAGACTTTGCTGCCATGCTTGAAGAAGATATGCGTCAACGGGAAGAGTCAGGACGCATTGTTCAGGCCACGGTTGTGCAGAAAAATGATTCAGAGATTCTGCTGGATATCAATGAAAAAGTCGAGGGCGTTGTCCAGCGCTCCGAGTTCACTGATGAAGAGTTCGAGCGCCTGAAAACGGGTGATACCTTTGAGGTTTTTAATACGGGTCGACGTGAGGACAGTGGTTTTATCCGCGCCAGTAAACAGAAAGCTGACCAGCGTCGTGGCTGGGACGACATTGTTGCCGGTTTTGAAGAGGGCAGACTCTTTGAGGGAACTATAGTTGATGTCGTGAATCGCGGCTTTACCGTGAATATTAATGGTGTGCGTGCCTTTTTGCCGCTCTCCCAGGTGGATCTGCGCCAGGTTCGCGACAATCCCGAGGAGATGAGAACCTATGTTGGGCTGACAGGCCAGTTCAAGGTGATTAATGTCTCTCCGAAGCGTCACAATGTGGTGGTTTCACGCCGAGCCCCTCTGGAAGAAGAGAAAAACAAGGCCAAGCAGCAGCTTATCGAAAAGCTGGTGCCTGGAAGCCTGCTGACTGGGCGGGTCAAGAATATTACGGAATACGGGGTCTTCATTGATCTGGGTGGTTTTGACGGGCTTCTGCATATCACGGATATCTCCTGGGGCCGTGTCTCTCACCCGTCTGCGGTATTCAGCGAGGGCGATGAGGTGGAAGTGGTTGTGCTGGACTTCAATCCTCAGAATGAGCGGGTATCCCTCGGGTATAAGCAGAAATCCGATGACCCCTGGAATAACATTGCCGAGCGCTGTGAATGCGGAACGGTCGTCAAGGGCAAAGTGGTCAGCTTTGTGGATTACGGAGCCTTCGTGGAGATTGAGCCAGGGATCGAGGGCCTGATCCATATCAGCGAGATGAGCTGGACGAGTCGCGTTCGCTCACCTTCCCAGGTATTGAAGATCGGTGATGAAGTAGAGGTCCGCATACTGGATATTGATTCCGAGAATCGTCGCCTCTCCCTGAGCCTCAGGGCGGTACGTCCCAATCCATGGGATGTCGTGGGTGAAAGATATCCGGTGGGTACCGTGGTAAAGGGCAAGATCAAGAACATCACGGAGTTCGGTGCTTTCCTCGGCCTTGATGAAGGTGTTGATGGTCTGATCCACATCTCCGATATGTCCTGGTCCCGCAGCAACCATCCCAGCGAAATCGTCAAAGTCGGCGATGAAGTGGAAGCCAAGGTGCTGGCCTTTGACCGTGAGAAAGAGCGGCTGAGCCTTGGTCTGAAGCAATTGGAAGAGAATCCCTGGGATGTTGTTGAAAAGCAGTTTCCCATTGGGAGCAGGGTCAGTGGTACCGTGGTGAACCTGACCGATTTTGGCGCTTTCGTGAAGCTGGAAGATGGCGTCGAAGGGTTGCTGCATGTGTCTGAGATTTCCCATGATCGCATTGAGCGGCCCTCCGATGTGCTTTCTGTCGGTCAGCAGATTGAAGCTGCCGTGATCAAGATGAGCAAGGAAGATCGCCGCATCGGACTGAGCATGAAGGAAGTCGGCGAAGGTGGAGCGGAATCGGCATCTGAATAG
- the fliD gene encoding flagellar filament capping protein FliD: MGGVNFQGLSGLPMGELMDKMLEVRGQTMNRLLDNRELVQIKKNAFMDVNNDMMTLRNQLLDMNLRSTYYNREVSSSNEALVSGTAEWNAAKTSHTVEVIQAAKGASASSYYTRSAISEAVVKNTTNISAISSYYEGMLSGKHDILIERTGTDEGYVIATNRIALDNKPTMQAIMGTGISATAAGTHGTIANEITAGSTLELNVNGTTVTVTMEDGFSAGTTLATVSNVLDTKINDALNVANGTIDQRYVAVGDSGYWGRSGDARSGLVIYNTALSTSESLDIVGGSALSALGLDTTQKNTMNHITKSTAVAYADAADVDAAFATLRTQMGESYTEGPPPSFNSIMDGAMNFQLASGTTLQEGSMRIITGTELRLGEDSHSRVTGSAVGAIDTAQKLSEAGLSGFGSDAAEGYFTINGVKINILLNTTKKDAEGNVNPNPDPNPDPTVNEMLAAINSSGAGVTASFDGQRFYLTANEPGQGTIKVGDTGDTSTFLSMAGLTVPAGATQKAGAMNPAADPTLVPTGLGIRTGIFTVNGVSIYVDSAKDSLNSIIDKINNSGANVIASYDTASDSFHITSKLRDGHSNQNYIVFGSENDTSNFLRQMNVIEHDPAVSLANGYPMVTYQGERGQDALIRYDGVLYTKTVNDIKGMPGGVNLNIKGPTQGAVTLNVTGETDTALDRIATFIANYNTLMERITPSRLTDEQKSYLQPLSNEKMQSMTFAEQDRYMENFELYNKQEYIRKSSESRSISATLRRIMTDFYGEAGSSIRSLGDIGIEIAGKDDYALLQKGMLLMDSTDKDEIKAALKENTRFMSALENDEEAVYNLFAQEDSEGNPIGIARRLNEVVSEYVFAGGMIHNKTRTGGFIDNELDRINRSIASEQRSLQAYENALKRQFASLESRISDMQSQSAAIASIVSPGQS; this comes from the coding sequence ATGGGAGGCGTTAATTTTCAGGGCTTGTCAGGGCTCCCCATGGGCGAGTTGATGGATAAAATGCTGGAAGTTCGCGGGCAGACCATGAATCGGCTGCTGGATAACCGTGAGTTGGTCCAGATCAAGAAAAACGCCTTCATGGATGTCAATAATGACATGATGACCCTGCGCAACCAGCTGCTGGATATGAATCTGCGCAGTACTTATTATAACCGTGAAGTTTCTTCTAGCAACGAGGCGCTGGTGAGCGGCACTGCTGAATGGAATGCCGCCAAGACTTCCCATACCGTGGAGGTGATCCAAGCGGCCAAGGGTGCATCGGCCAGCAGCTACTACACGCGCTCGGCGATTTCCGAAGCGGTGGTCAAGAATACAACGAATATCAGTGCGATCTCCTCCTACTATGAAGGGATGCTCAGCGGCAAGCATGATATTCTCATTGAACGCACCGGGACCGATGAAGGCTATGTTATTGCCACCAATCGCATTGCCCTCGACAATAAGCCCACCATGCAGGCTATTATGGGCACGGGCATTTCTGCGACAGCAGCGGGAACCCATGGCACCATAGCCAACGAAATCACAGCCGGCAGCACCCTGGAGCTGAATGTCAATGGAACCACGGTGACCGTGACCATGGAAGATGGTTTCAGTGCCGGAACCACCCTGGCGACGGTATCCAATGTGCTTGACACCAAGATCAACGACGCGCTCAATGTGGCCAACGGCACTATTGATCAGCGCTATGTTGCCGTGGGTGACTCCGGTTACTGGGGGCGCAGCGGGGATGCGCGCAGTGGCCTGGTGATCTACAATACGGCACTCTCCACCAGTGAGTCCCTGGATATTGTCGGTGGTTCGGCGTTGAGCGCTCTGGGTCTTGATACAACACAGAAGAATACGATGAATCATATAACCAAGAGCACAGCGGTGGCCTATGCCGACGCGGCGGATGTGGATGCTGCCTTTGCCACCCTGCGGACCCAGATGGGAGAATCCTACACTGAGGGCCCACCCCCTTCCTTTAACAGCATCATGGATGGTGCCATGAACTTCCAGCTTGCGAGCGGTACCACGCTGCAGGAAGGTTCCATGCGCATTATCACCGGTACTGAGTTGCGTCTGGGCGAGGACTCCCATTCACGGGTGACGGGGAGCGCCGTTGGCGCCATCGATACGGCACAAAAGCTTTCCGAAGCTGGCCTGAGCGGCTTTGGCAGCGATGCTGCCGAAGGGTACTTCACCATTAACGGGGTGAAGATCAATATCCTCCTCAACACCACGAAAAAAGATGCCGAGGGCAACGTCAACCCCAACCCTGACCCCAACCCCGATCCCACCGTAAACGAGATGCTGGCAGCCATCAACAGCTCGGGGGCCGGCGTTACGGCCTCCTTTGACGGGCAGCGTTTCTACCTTACCGCCAACGAGCCTGGCCAGGGGACGATCAAGGTCGGGGATACCGGGGATACATCCACGTTCCTCAGCATGGCGGGCCTGACAGTTCCCGCCGGGGCCACCCAGAAGGCGGGCGCCATGAATCCGGCAGCTGATCCGACCCTTGTGCCCACTGGCCTGGGGATTCGCACCGGTATTTTCACCGTCAACGGTGTCAGTATCTATGTGGACTCGGCCAAGGATAGTCTGAATTCCATTATTGATAAAATCAATAATTCCGGAGCTAATGTCATAGCCTCCTATGACACGGCTTCCGACAGCTTCCACATTACGAGCAAGCTGCGCGACGGGCATTCCAACCAGAACTATATTGTCTTTGGCTCTGAGAATGACACCAGCAACTTTTTGCGTCAGATGAACGTGATAGAGCATGATCCTGCAGTATCCCTGGCTAATGGCTATCCCATGGTTACCTATCAGGGAGAGAGGGGGCAGGACGCCCTTATTCGTTATGATGGGGTGCTCTACACGAAAACCGTGAACGATATCAAGGGCATGCCTGGCGGGGTGAATCTCAATATTAAAGGCCCGACCCAGGGTGCCGTGACGCTGAACGTTACCGGGGAAACGGACACCGCCCTTGACCGCATTGCGACCTTTATCGCGAATTACAATACGCTCATGGAGCGGATAACTCCATCCCGCTTGACCGATGAGCAGAAATCCTACCTGCAGCCCCTTTCCAACGAGAAAATGCAGAGCATGACATTTGCCGAGCAAGATCGCTATATGGAGAATTTCGAGCTCTACAATAAGCAGGAATACATTCGCAAGAGCAGTGAGTCGCGCTCAATTTCGGCCACATTGCGGCGTATTATGACGGATTTTTATGGTGAGGCGGGTTCTTCCATCCGCAGCCTGGGTGATATCGGTATTGAAATTGCAGGGAAGGATGACTACGCGCTACTGCAGAAGGGCATGTTGTTGATGGATTCCACTGACAAAGATGAAATCAAGGCTGCTCTCAAGGAGAATACCAGATTTATGAGTGCGCTCGAAAACGACGAGGAGGCTGTGTACAATCTCTTTGCCCAGGAGGACAGTGAAGGCAATCCCATTGGTATCGCGCGGCGTCTCAATGAGGTCGTTTCGGAGTACGTATTTGCAGGCGGCATGATTCACAACAAAACCCGCACGGGGGGCTTTATCGACAACGAGCTGGATCGAATTAATCGCTCCATTGCCAGTGAACAGCGCAGCCTGCAGGCCTATGAGAATGCGTTGAAGCGGCAGTTTGCCTCACTGGAGAGCCGTATCTCCGATATGCAGTCACAGAGCGCTGCCATAGCAAGCATTGTGTCACCTGGTCAGTCATAA
- the fliS gene encoding flagellar export chaperone FliS — MSARDPYSAYKQNEIQGASQGKLIILMYDGAIRFLKQACVYIEKKDINGAHENIMRAENILAELMNTLNMDAGEVADNLLRLYEFMLWHLIQANKDKDQQKVEEVISMLADLRGAWNQIVHGQAGELSKPEKSDKTTRADAPDAGEGGHKKLNISL, encoded by the coding sequence ATGTCTGCACGAGATCCTTACAGCGCCTATAAGCAGAACGAAATCCAGGGAGCTTCCCAGGGAAAGCTGATCATCCTCATGTATGATGGCGCCATTCGTTTCCTGAAGCAGGCATGTGTGTATATTGAGAAGAAAGACATCAATGGCGCACATGAAAACATCATGCGGGCAGAGAATATTCTGGCCGAATTGATGAACACCCTGAATATGGATGCCGGAGAGGTTGCCGATAACCTGCTGAGGCTCTATGAGTTTATGTTGTGGCACCTGATTCAGGCCAACAAGGACAAGGATCAGCAAAAGGTCGAGGAAGTCATCTCGATGCTTGCTGATTTGCGGGGGGCCTGGAATCAGATTGTTCACGGCCAGGCTGGCGAGCTCTCGAAGCCCGAAAAAAGCGACAAGACCACCAGGGCCGACGCCCCTGACGCAGGGGAGGGCGGTCATAAAAAACTGAATATCTCACTGTGA
- a CDS encoding YjfB family protein, whose protein sequence is MIEGFAAAASQYQQGRIQYDYQMRVAKLSLDTMKDSGQAMVKMLDELPVARVSSTSVDVYA, encoded by the coding sequence ATGATAGAAGGTTTTGCAGCTGCGGCATCGCAATATCAGCAGGGCCGCATTCAATATGACTATCAGATGCGAGTTGCCAAGCTCTCCCTTGACACCATGAAAGATTCCGGTCAGGCAATGGTGAAGATGCTGGATGAGCTTCCGGTAGCCCGGGTGAGTTCCACAAGTGTTGATGTCTACGCCTGA
- a CDS encoding SpoIIE family protein phosphatase has protein sequence MDGQSWLDLFQQTFDMIDEGIFIVQKAGYKIVYANRKAIRIFDLKSKDYIGKNCHYILFNKLTACADCPIDSMYQTMTPQIRHIDYTDHRSFQRNLLCKYSPLDQNYFLLSVLDQTQEKSLISTITSQAKEMKAKNVVLKLRRQELEKKKTFLSSILNGVKDGIMVVDRSYNVEMHNQTLLDVTQMESGFDGVPCYRVYQRNSPCDDCPMFDSFSGKMVSARQVIDRESGDEKNLTVYFSTADNFLIETVRDTTREKRLLTMIKGQQEQLFIANRHLEDANNEITQMFTKLKETYEQLEVAQAHIDEEMRQVEELQQSLLPKALPSNSLYDIASFYTPADKVGGDYYDFIELSNGELGVLVADVSGHGLPAAVIMAMTRVVQRALSYGESSPAATLDKVNSMLCENIYTNDFVTMFYMILSADVAPARYSSAGHNPLLQYCASTGDIIRYTSKGFFLGAFDIGGYEEDTISFAPGDILLLYTDGLVEAMNIRKEQYGYDPVERILQENHGSSAAQIVEILRQSVMEFVDGVPLGDDMTLVVVKINET, from the coding sequence ATGGATGGGCAAAGCTGGCTTGACCTCTTTCAACAAACATTTGATATGATTGATGAAGGAATCTTTATTGTACAGAAGGCTGGCTATAAAATTGTCTATGCCAATCGCAAGGCGATCAGGATTTTTGACCTGAAATCCAAGGACTATATTGGAAAAAACTGTCACTATATCCTCTTTAACAAGCTTACCGCCTGCGCGGACTGCCCCATCGACAGCATGTATCAGACCATGACGCCGCAGATCCGGCATATCGACTACACGGATCACCGTTCATTTCAACGTAACCTGCTTTGCAAATACAGTCCTCTTGACCAGAACTACTTCCTTTTGAGCGTGCTGGATCAGACCCAGGAAAAGAGTCTTATTTCCACAATTACTTCGCAGGCCAAGGAAATGAAGGCCAAGAATGTGGTCCTGAAGCTTCGTCGGCAGGAGCTGGAAAAGAAAAAAACCTTCCTCTCCAGTATTCTCAATGGGGTCAAGGATGGCATCATGGTGGTTGATCGCTCGTACAATGTGGAGATGCACAACCAGACGCTGCTTGATGTCACTCAGATGGAATCCGGATTTGATGGCGTTCCCTGCTACCGGGTGTATCAGCGCAACTCGCCCTGTGATGACTGCCCGATGTTTGACAGCTTTTCCGGGAAAATGGTTTCTGCCCGCCAGGTCATCGATCGCGAAAGTGGCGACGAGAAGAACCTGACTGTCTATTTTTCCACTGCCGATAATTTTCTCATTGAAACGGTCAGGGATACCACCCGTGAAAAGCGCCTGCTGACGATGATTAAGGGGCAGCAGGAGCAGCTGTTTATTGCGAATCGTCACCTTGAAGATGCCAATAATGAAATCACCCAGATGTTCACCAAGCTCAAGGAAACCTATGAGCAGCTGGAGGTTGCCCAGGCCCATATTGATGAAGAGATGCGCCAGGTTGAGGAGCTCCAGCAGAGTCTGCTGCCAAAGGCGTTGCCCAGTAACTCCCTGTACGATATAGCCTCGTTCTATACTCCTGCCGACAAGGTAGGCGGTGATTACTATGATTTCATTGAGCTCAGTAATGGTGAGCTGGGCGTTCTGGTTGCCGATGTCAGTGGTCATGGTTTGCCTGCCGCGGTTATCATGGCAATGACGAGGGTGGTTCAGCGAGCGCTTTCCTATGGTGAGTCGAGCCCGGCAGCCACTCTTGATAAAGTGAACAGCATGCTCTGCGAGAATATCTACACCAATGACTTTGTTACGATGTTTTATATGATTCTGTCGGCGGACGTTGCTCCGGCGCGTTACTCCTCAGCTGGGCACAACCCGCTGTTGCAGTATTGTGCTTCCACTGGAGATATTATCCGTTATACCAGTAAGGGCTTTTTTCTGGGGGCTTTTGATATCGGTGGGTACGAAGAGGATACGATTTCATTTGCTCCTGGCGATATTCTGCTGCTCTACACCGATGGACTTGTGGAGGCCATGAATATTCGCAAGGAGCAGTACGGCTATGACCCGGTTGAGAGAATTCTGCAGGAAAATCACGGCAGCAGTGCTGCACAAATCGTTGAAATTTTGCGGCAATCTGTTATGGAGTTCGTGGATGGTGTCCCTCTCGGGGATGATATGACTCTGGTTGTCGTCAAAATAAATGAAACATGA
- a CDS encoding STAS domain-containing protein, producing MNKTVKNGVLVYQLAGEIEAKAGKALSSQIKTDLGSVAPSALLNFQDVTYMNSAGLRELIDIVKYCNKSGHKLKISNLPEDIREMFEFTNLTRVFAIFDTESQALASY from the coding sequence ATGAACAAAACAGTGAAAAACGGCGTTCTCGTCTATCAACTCGCCGGTGAAATTGAGGCCAAGGCCGGAAAAGCCTTGAGCAGCCAGATCAAGACAGACCTGGGGTCAGTAGCACCCAGCGCTTTGCTGAACTTTCAGGATGTCACCTACATGAACAGTGCTGGGCTCCGTGAGCTGATTGATATTGTCAAGTACTGTAACAAGTCGGGGCATAAGCTGAAAATCAGCAACCTTCCCGAGGACATACGGGAGATGTTTGAGTTTACGAATCTCACCAGAGTTTTCGCGATTTTTGACACGGAATCCCAGGCCCTGGCTTCTTACTGA
- a CDS encoding HEAT repeat domain-containing protein, translating to MEFSIERSGNTATVLIKDAFLGENAKGLLAAIEELGTIDLLIMDFSQSNYINSSGISALIEIYKQTRARKYMVRLTGLSREIRDFFFHARLDEFFAIEDELEGLGIEQYVELLQDDEKRDLAIDKLVEMDDAAVLPMRNAIHSENELIRSGAITVLGKLDDSYMASRFSDILLHDESSFVRQAAAYALGFLLDDQTVPALISALEDNFSEVAEAAAASLSIFGSDEVREQLTGKLFHENPRVRGVAAQALGMISDKRVHKSLESLVGDADPWVRVCAVQALGWMRSHPSVTVLIEALGDNDMRVREAAASSLGRIKSPDSIEPLGKSLFDENMWVAYFAAKALGQIGDKHAIAPLMHAYKTTSHENIKIAVLYALRELTAVEASEVYLDAFRSRNEDLRKEALMCLGKVFHQDLPAILRKALKDINWTVRYAALEIITLHQLRDMEEDLKLCLANESEDIVRNQIAKALTHLARRSQP from the coding sequence ATGGAGTTTTCCATTGAGCGTTCGGGCAATACGGCCACTGTTCTTATCAAGGACGCTTTTCTAGGTGAAAACGCCAAGGGTCTGCTGGCGGCGATAGAGGAGCTGGGGACAATTGATTTGCTCATCATGGATTTTTCCCAGTCAAACTATATTAACAGTTCGGGTATTTCGGCACTGATTGAAATCTACAAGCAGACCAGAGCCCGTAAATACATGGTGCGACTGACGGGTCTTTCCCGGGAAATCCGCGATTTTTTCTTTCACGCACGGCTTGATGAGTTTTTTGCCATCGAAGATGAACTCGAAGGCCTTGGTATTGAGCAGTACGTTGAGCTTTTGCAGGATGATGAGAAGCGCGACCTGGCAATCGACAAACTGGTGGAGATGGATGACGCAGCGGTACTGCCAATGCGCAATGCGATTCATTCGGAAAACGAGCTGATTCGCTCTGGTGCCATTACCGTGTTGGGGAAGCTGGATGATTCCTACATGGCAAGTCGTTTCAGTGACATTTTGCTTCACGATGAGTCTTCTTTCGTGCGTCAGGCAGCTGCCTATGCACTTGGGTTTTTGCTGGATGATCAAACGGTGCCAGCGTTGATCAGCGCCTTGGAAGATAACTTTTCCGAAGTTGCTGAAGCTGCCGCTGCCAGCCTGAGTATATTCGGCTCCGATGAAGTTCGCGAGCAGCTTACCGGAAAACTTTTCCATGAAAATCCGCGGGTGCGTGGAGTCGCCGCCCAGGCTTTGGGAATGATTTCCGATAAACGTGTTCACAAGTCTCTGGAGAGTCTTGTGGGTGATGCTGACCCCTGGGTTCGCGTGTGCGCTGTCCAGGCTCTGGGCTGGATGCGCAGCCACCCCTCGGTAACGGTGCTCATAGAAGCCTTGGGTGACAACGACATGCGTGTGCGGGAAGCGGCAGCCTCAAGCCTTGGCCGCATTAAGTCGCCAGATTCCATTGAGCCACTTGGGAAAAGTCTTTTCGACGAAAACATGTGGGTCGCCTACTTCGCGGCCAAAGCACTGGGTCAGATCGGTGATAAGCACGCCATTGCTCCGCTTATGCATGCCTACAAGACCACTTCCCACGAAAACATTAAAATCGCTGTTCTGTACGCTCTGCGCGAGTTGACCGCAGTTGAAGCCAGTGAAGTGTATCTGGATGCATTCCGTTCACGCAATGAAGATCTTCGCAAAGAAGCACTCATGTGTCTTGGGAAGGTTTTTCATCAGGATCTGCCTGCTATTTTGCGCAAGGCGCTCAAGGATATCAACTGGACTGTCCGTTATGCGGCGCTGGAAATCATCACGCTCCACCAGTTGCGCGACATGGAGGAGGATCTGAAGCTCTGCCTGGCCAATGAGTCTGAAGACATTGTGCGTAATCAGATTGCGAAAGCACTGACTCATCTTGCGCGCAGGAGTCAGCCATGA
- a CDS encoding CheR family methyltransferase translates to MSILTAQVIKLTDEEYKLIRDMVYEYCGIYFQEHKKYIIENRLSRRLKQLNFTSFKDYYYFLKYDRKKDEELVEIMNLLTINETYFFRELGQLKHMISVAIPELVKSKSDRVLRIWSAACSTGEEPYSISILLKDSGVLPAGYRVEIYGTDLSQDAVAKAKAAKYRKISFRSTEPQYMKYFREQDAEFTVNADVRLPVKIDRGNLLLPADTGRYRNMDIVFCRNVLIYFDKESKRKVIENLANALQPQGYLYIGHSETLFGISDAFRMNNFGEGIVYMKK, encoded by the coding sequence ATGAGCATACTGACGGCACAGGTCATCAAACTCACCGATGAAGAATACAAGCTGATTCGGGATATGGTCTACGAGTACTGTGGCATCTACTTCCAGGAGCACAAAAAGTACATCATAGAAAATCGCCTTTCGCGTAGACTCAAGCAACTGAATTTTACGTCATTTAAGGACTACTACTACTTCCTCAAGTATGATCGGAAAAAAGACGAAGAATTAGTTGAGATCATGAATCTGCTGACCATTAACGAGACCTATTTTTTCCGTGAGCTTGGTCAGCTCAAGCATATGATCAGTGTGGCGATTCCTGAGCTTGTGAAGTCCAAAAGTGATCGTGTGCTGCGTATCTGGTCGGCGGCCTGCTCTACGGGCGAAGAACCCTACAGCATCAGCATCCTGCTTAAAGACAGTGGAGTGCTGCCCGCGGGGTACCGCGTGGAGATCTATGGCACGGATCTCAGTCAGGATGCTGTTGCCAAGGCAAAGGCTGCGAAATACCGCAAGATTTCCTTCCGCAGTACCGAACCTCAGTACATGAAATATTTTCGCGAGCAGGATGCGGAGTTTACCGTGAACGCGGATGTGCGCCTGCCAGTGAAAATTGACCGGGGCAATCTGCTGTTGCCGGCGGATACCGGTCGTTACCGGAATATGGATATTGTGTTTTGTCGTAATGTCCTGATCTATTTTGACAAGGAGTCTAAACGCAAGGTGATTGAGAACCTGGCAAATGCCTTGCAGCCACAAGGGTATCTCTATATTGGCCATTCTGAGACACTTTTTGGCATCAGTGACGCCTTTCGCATGAATAATTTCGGTGAAGGGATCGTCTATATGAAGAAGTAG